In a genomic window of Atribacterota bacterium:
- a CDS encoding TRAP transporter large permease has product MSWYLLIPFGFLIIAFIIRMPIGLGMFVGSIAYYLAKGISIGSFVNTVCYGLTNSYILIAIPLFVFTANVMNASEVTDKIFDFARSVIGRKHGATGYVNILASLIFAGMTGSAVADASGLGTLEIAQMKKEGYDMPFSCAITAATAVIGPIFPPSIPFVIYAMLSGASVGKLFMGGMIPAIILCIVMGIYVYFISKKRNYPIGAKVTFRHFLSSTIQAIPALMTPVVLLMGIYTGIMTPTEAGAVAAAYTLVIAFCVYRTLGLKDLVKILVNTIRTTGTIFLVIAGAFGFSFIVTAEQVSRTVVQVMSSFVSSPLVFLFSVNILFLILGALVDVNVSELVFIPIILPLVKHFNIDLVHFGVMICLNMMIGLLTPPFGMLLFITAGIGKVSMRDLIRETMPLIAVLLVALTIITYIPQTVLLLTNLVR; this is encoded by the coding sequence ATGAGCTGGTATCTTTTAATACCTTTTGGCTTTTTAATCATTGCCTTTATCATTCGTATGCCTATTGGTTTAGGTATGTTTGTTGGGTCAATCGCATATTATTTAGCTAAGGGGATCAGTATTGGTTCATTTGTTAATACAGTGTGTTATGGATTAACAAATTCATACATTCTAATTGCCATCCCGCTTTTTGTATTTACTGCCAATGTAATGAATGCCAGTGAGGTAACTGATAAGATATTTGATTTTGCCAGATCGGTTATAGGGCGTAAACACGGTGCAACTGGTTATGTTAATATACTGGCGTCTCTGATCTTTGCCGGGATGACTGGAAGTGCAGTAGCAGATGCATCCGGACTGGGAACATTGGAAATTGCACAGATGAAAAAAGAAGGATACGATATGCCTTTCTCCTGTGCCATAACAGCTGCTACTGCAGTTATCGGTCCTATCTTCCCACCCTCTATCCCATTTGTTATATATGCTATGCTTTCTGGAGCCTCGGTAGGCAAGCTGTTTATGGGCGGAATGATTCCGGCAATTATTCTCTGTATCGTTATGGGAATCTATGTGTATTTTATTTCTAAGAAGCGCAATTATCCTATCGGAGCCAAGGTTACCTTTAGACATTTTTTAAGCAGCACAATACAGGCTATACCCGCACTGATGACACCGGTTGTTCTTTTAATGGGAATATATACGGGCATTATGACTCCGACAGAAGCCGGGGCAGTTGCTGCTGCCTATACATTAGTTATTGCTTTTTGTGTATACCGAACCCTTGGTTTGAAAGATCTTGTGAAGATATTAGTGAACACAATACGAACAACAGGAACTATTTTTTTAGTTATCGCGGGGGCATTCGGATTTTCCTTTATTGTTACAGCCGAGCAGGTTTCAAGGACAGTAGTGCAAGTAATGAGCAGTTTCGTAAGCAGCCCTCTTGTTTTTTTATTTTCAGTGAATATCTTATTCTTGATACTTGGTGCCTTGGTAGATGTGAATGTTTCTGAACTCGTATTTATCCCGATTATTTTACCGCTGGTGAAACACTTTAACATCGATTTAGTTCATTTTGGTGTAATGATTTGTCTGAACATGATGATTGGACTTTTAACACCACCATTTGGCATGTTGTTGTTTATAACAGCTGGTATAGGTAAGGTATCTATGAGAGATTTGATACGAGAAACAATGCCGCTTATAGCAGTATTACTTGTAGCACTGACAATTATTACCTATATTCCCCAAACAGTATTGCTCCTGACAAATTTGGTAAGATAG
- a CDS encoding TRAP transporter small permease, whose protein sequence is MRGLKKTIRWIIDLFEVHIPIAVFVMLFIVFLINVLFRYVIRNPQNWTFEFSVNSFVIVGLLGACTAYRKEDHVVFDLLYTKISEKGKNIFRIISYVFIIIFFSIAIPGSIRYLIKLRAVTSIMKIPLKIIFSSFPILLISTVLRSAYRLVMDIKSFKNKTYVQLYNNNEEEKMI, encoded by the coding sequence ATGAGGGGACTAAAGAAAACCATTCGTTGGATTATAGATCTTTTTGAGGTGCATATACCTATCGCTGTATTTGTTATGTTATTTATTGTTTTTTTGATTAATGTTCTTTTTCGGTATGTTATCAGGAATCCTCAAAACTGGACTTTTGAATTTTCTGTTAATTCATTTGTAATAGTTGGTCTTTTAGGAGCATGTACTGCCTATAGAAAAGAGGATCATGTAGTTTTTGATTTACTGTACACTAAGATAAGCGAGAAAGGTAAGAATATTTTTCGGATCATTTCCTATGTTTTTATAATTATATTTTTCTCTATAGCTATTCCGGGGTCTATCAGGTACCTGATTAAACTCCGGGCAGTTACCTCAATTATGAAGATACCTCTTAAGATTATTTTTTCATCATTTCCGATTCTCCTGATTTCTACTGTCTTACGATCAGCATACCGCTTAGTAATGGATATTAAGTCGTTTAAGAACAAGACTTATGTTCAGCTGTACAACAATAACGAAGAGGAGAAGATGATATGA
- a CDS encoding DctP family TRAP transporter solute-binding subunit, which yields MKKLIVSIFVILMMMMVLMAVGEAKNFVLDYNQLEPEEHPQGVTLTKFKEKIEELSGGTIKINAYYSGSLFTQEGEVTALMAGDLDMSTLAFQDMGPYLPAASMFAAPYIFTSYEHMEKVFSLDSEVAKDFYQMVSDACGYTPLAAMTQGSRCINTKWEKPIMKPEDMKGMILRMPNAPDWIHAGTSLGASVTPIAYSEVYTALQTGTVEAQDNPLPGTYAMKFYEVTKQIVLTKHIIDVKLLVINNDVWNQMSEVQQLAMREAAHYACTEGSKTTYAQEAELLGFMEDYGMIITYPDIEAFQKYSYDYYVENGLTESWNMDLYNRVQAMK from the coding sequence ATGAAAAAACTGATAGTCTCAATATTTGTTATTTTAATGATGATGATGGTTCTAATGGCTGTAGGAGAAGCAAAAAACTTTGTTTTGGATTATAACCAGCTGGAACCTGAAGAGCATCCACAGGGAGTTACTTTAACAAAGTTTAAAGAAAAAATTGAAGAACTTTCCGGGGGTACAATTAAAATAAATGCCTATTACAGCGGCTCTCTGTTCACTCAGGAAGGTGAAGTAACTGCATTGATGGCGGGTGATCTGGATATGTCAACCCTGGCATTCCAGGACATGGGTCCCTATCTCCCAGCCGCCAGTATGTTTGCTGCCCCATACATTTTTACCAGCTATGAGCACATGGAGAAAGTTTTCTCGTTAGATTCAGAAGTTGCCAAAGACTTTTACCAGATGGTATCTGATGCCTGTGGATATACACCCTTAGCAGCAATGACTCAGGGTTCAAGGTGCATCAATACGAAGTGGGAGAAACCGATCATGAAACCAGAGGACATGAAGGGAATGATTTTGAGGATGCCCAATGCCCCGGATTGGATTCATGCAGGTACTTCTCTAGGTGCAAGTGTAACTCCAATTGCCTATTCTGAAGTCTATACAGCCTTACAAACAGGGACGGTTGAGGCCCAGGATAATCCATTACCAGGAACATATGCCATGAAGTTTTATGAAGTGACCAAGCAGATTGTTCTCACCAAACACATTATTGATGTAAAATTACTGGTCATAAATAATGATGTTTGGAACCAGATGTCAGAGGTGCAGCAACTAGCGATGCGTGAAGCGGCACATTATGCCTGTACAGAAGGTAGTAAAACTACCTACGCACAGGAAGCAGAATTGTTAGGCTTCATGGAAGATTACGGGATGATTATTACCTATCCAGATATAGAAGCATTTCAAAAATATTCTTATGACTACTATGTAGAAAATGGCCTTACTGAGAGCTGGAACATGGATCTGTACAATCGTGTTCAAGCTATGAAGTAA
- a CDS encoding TRAP transporter large permease, with translation MIIILAISFIILIFSGIPIALSLGIASWISLVIDGSYPLEMIAHKMVNGINSFPLVAVPLFILVGSLASKTSIADRLVKLSNALVGHIRGGLGHVNVLASMFFGGISGAAVADTASIGSLLIPSMEKEGYSPEDAAAVTVCSSTIGILIPPSIPMVIYGVTIGVSIGKLFIGGLIPGILVGLLQMVSVYLVSKKKNYVSRQKRASFSELWLSFKQSFLSLLLPLFLLASISFGITTATEAGVIGVVYILFLCGLIYKELSFKELFQMLIESAINTAIPLFLVSTASVTAWLISIERVPNMLVNSLTSLNLHPIILMIAINIFLLIIGMFMDLIPALILFAPILLPLALEIGITPIQFGVIMVVNLGIGLVTPPVGNCLFLGCSIAKVDISRMVKAILPYLVVNIIVLILTTYIPSISTYLPSLIYGN, from the coding sequence ATGATTATAATACTAGCCATTAGCTTTATAATTTTAATATTTTCAGGGATACCTATTGCCTTAAGCCTTGGAATTGCCTCTTGGATTTCTTTAGTAATTGACGGCAGCTATCCATTAGAGATGATTGCTCACAAGATGGTTAATGGCATTAATTCATTTCCATTAGTTGCAGTTCCATTATTTATACTAGTTGGCTCATTAGCATCCAAAACTAGCATTGCTGATCGTTTGGTGAAGCTCTCTAATGCCTTGGTTGGACATATTAGAGGAGGATTAGGACATGTTAATGTTCTAGCATCAATGTTTTTTGGAGGAATTTCCGGGGCTGCTGTAGCTGATACTGCATCTATCGGTTCATTGTTAATCCCTTCTATGGAAAAAGAAGGCTACTCACCGGAGGATGCAGCTGCAGTGACAGTATGTTCCTCTACAATAGGTATTCTAATCCCCCCCAGCATACCAATGGTGATTTATGGAGTTACTATAGGAGTATCAATTGGAAAATTATTTATTGGAGGTTTAATACCCGGTATTTTAGTTGGATTATTACAAATGGTTTCAGTTTATCTAGTATCTAAAAAGAAAAACTATGTATCAAGACAAAAAAGAGCAAGTTTCAGCGAGTTATGGTTAAGCTTTAAACAAAGTTTTTTATCTTTATTATTACCATTGTTTTTATTAGCATCTATTTCTTTTGGAATTACTACAGCAACTGAAGCTGGTGTTATCGGAGTCGTATATATTTTATTCTTATGTGGTTTAATATATAAAGAACTTAGTTTTAAGGAATTATTTCAAATGCTCATTGAGTCTGCAATTAACACTGCCATACCATTATTTTTGGTTTCGACTGCTTCAGTAACTGCATGGCTGATTTCAATAGAGAGAGTGCCTAATATGTTAGTAAATAGTCTAACTAGTTTAAATTTACATCCTATCATTCTAATGATAGCAATAAATATTTTTTTATTAATTATTGGCATGTTTATGGACCTCATACCTGCTCTAATTTTGTTTGCACCTATTCTCTTACCATTAGCATTAGAAATAGGAATTACTCCGATTCAGTTTGGTGTTATTATGGTTGTTAATCTAGGTATCGGACTGGTAACTCCCCCAGTTGGTAACTGTCTTTTTCTAGGTTGTTCCATTGCCAAGGTAGACATATCAAGAATGGTAAAAGCAATATTACCATATCTGGTAGTAAATATCATAGTATTAATCTTGACTACTTACATTCCGTCCATTTCAACTTATTTACCATCTTTAATCTATGGAAATTGA
- a CDS encoding TRAP transporter substrate-binding protein, with product MFKRTTLVIMVIFILFSFLVFFVQAAEEQIKMRIAHAMPVTHGYNIWAEKFKEEVYARVGDKIEIQIYPSAQLGTETEYLEQMKIGSIEGTILGRHAQIDIRLEVVNLPFVLDDDEHEDLVLRSGNEIEHKLNNIFLEHGYVCLGWGVLGFRHITTKDRAIRKADDLKGISIRIPNNPLWIPAFQAWGASPTPLDFSELYSALQQGVIDAQENPPEIIYNSKFYEVQKYLNLTSHANIPSQFLVSVNFWNKLPEDLKKSIEEAAIVARDYHVKLAREANANLVDELEKQGMTIIRDVDRESFYEGGQKAYDAYIANSGAELINDIRALAE from the coding sequence ATGTTTAAAAGAACTACATTAGTAATTATGGTTATTTTCATATTATTTAGTTTTTTAGTATTTTTTGTTCAAGCTGCTGAAGAGCAGATAAAGATGAGAATAGCGCATGCAATGCCAGTAACCCATGGTTATAATATTTGGGCTGAAAAGTTTAAAGAAGAGGTATATGCTAGAGTAGGAGATAAGATTGAAATACAGATATACCCAAGTGCACAGCTAGGTACTGAAACTGAATATTTAGAACAAATGAAAATTGGTTCCATTGAAGGTACTATTTTAGGTAGGCATGCACAAATAGACATAAGATTAGAAGTTGTTAATCTTCCCTTTGTCTTAGATGACGATGAGCATGAAGATTTAGTTTTAAGAAGCGGAAATGAAATTGAACATAAACTTAATAATATTTTTTTAGAACATGGATATGTTTGTCTTGGATGGGGGGTATTAGGATTTCGTCATATAACTACTAAGGATAGGGCAATTAGAAAAGCTGATGATCTTAAAGGGATAAGCATTAGAATACCAAATAATCCTCTTTGGATTCCTGCATTCCAAGCTTGGGGAGCAAGTCCAACTCCATTAGATTTCTCGGAATTATATTCTGCCTTGCAACAAGGAGTAATTGATGCGCAAGAAAATCCACCTGAAATTATATATAATTCCAAATTTTATGAAGTCCAAAAATATCTTAATTTAACAAGCCACGCAAACATACCAAGTCAATTTTTAGTATCTGTAAATTTCTGGAATAAGTTACCAGAAGATCTAAAAAAATCAATAGAAGAAGCTGCAATTGTTGCTAGAGATTATCATGTAAAATTAGCTAGAGAAGCTAACGCTAATTTAGTTGATGAACTCGAAAAGCAGGGAATGACCATTATAAGAGATGTAGATAGAGAGTCATTTTATGAAGGCGGGCAGAAAGCATATGATGCTTATATAGCTAATAGTGGCGCTGAACTTATAAATGATATTCGAGCTCTTGCTGAATAG
- a CDS encoding VOC family protein, producing the protein MSEKVISFQHVGLSVTNLKLAVNFYKKVFGLKELSMPKKSYCSEEKKKERRKDIFGSKMMEVKVAHLITNNGVGLELFEFIEPKSTIRKRNFEYWKSGIFHISFNVSDLDETIQKIIKHKGKMISKVWELFPGCQTAYCQDPFGNVFEILNCTYEEMATEKISCAN; encoded by the coding sequence ATGTCTGAAAAAGTAATTTCTTTCCAGCATGTTGGACTATCAGTCACAAATTTAAAGCTTGCAGTGAACTTTTATAAAAAAGTATTTGGCTTAAAGGAATTGAGCATGCCTAAAAAGAGTTATTGTAGCGAAGAGAAGAAAAAAGAAAGAAGAAAGGATATATTTGGTAGTAAAATGATGGAAGTAAAGGTTGCCCATCTAATAACTAATAATGGCGTTGGATTGGAATTATTTGAATTCATAGAACCAAAATCAACTATAAGAAAAAGAAATTTTGAATATTGGAAATCGGGTATTTTTCATATTTCCTTTAATGTCTCAGATTTAGATGAGACAATCCAAAAGATTATTAAACATAAAGGCAAGATGATCAGTAAAGTTTGGGAACTTTTTCCAGGATGTCAGACGGCTTATTGCCAGGACCCCTTTGGTAATGTATTTGAAATTCTAAATTGTACTTATGAAGAGATGGCTACTGAAAAAATAAGTTGTGCAAACTAA
- a CDS encoding 3-oxoacyl-ACP reductase FabG: protein MELKDKVAFITGSGQGIGASIAKKLAEEGAKLVINDIEKERATKFSNYLEDLGFISIPVIGDVSDKLHVDNMIGKAIKRFGRIDILVNNAGISYKTLDGFKIPFQEIPEDQWDNVLTVNLKGMFLCSQKVAKLMIKQKYGRIVNIASTAANFGGFGPAGNHYRSSKAGVISLTKSLAFDLAESGIRVNCVAPGFIKTEMTGKTSKDINNDILKRIPMKRFGLPEEVAEAVLFLVSDSSSYINGETIIVDGGFTVS, encoded by the coding sequence ATGGAGTTAAAAGATAAAGTAGCTTTTATAACAGGTTCAGGCCAAGGGATTGGAGCTTCTATTGCCAAAAAATTAGCAGAAGAAGGCGCTAAATTAGTTATTAATGATATAGAAAAAGAAAGAGCTACGAAGTTTTCAAATTATTTAGAAGATTTAGGATTTATTTCAATACCAGTAATTGGTGATGTATCTGATAAATTACATGTTGACAATATGATTGGAAAAGCTATTAAAAGATTTGGAAGAATTGATATTCTTGTTAATAATGCCGGCATTTCCTATAAAACTTTAGACGGCTTTAAGATTCCTTTCCAAGAAATTCCTGAAGACCAGTGGGATAATGTCCTAACAGTTAATTTAAAAGGTATGTTCTTATGTTCTCAGAAAGTTGCTAAATTGATGATAAAACAAAAATATGGCAGGATAGTTAACATAGCTTCTACTGCTGCAAACTTTGGTGGTTTTGGTCCCGCAGGGAATCATTATAGATCATCAAAGGCTGGTGTAATTTCTCTTACCAAAAGTCTTGCTTTTGATTTAGCTGAATCTGGTATTCGTGTCAATTGTGTTGCTCCAGGATTTATAAAAACTGAAATGACTGGAAAAACCAGTAAAGATATTAATAATGATATTCTTAAGAGAATTCCAATGAAAAGATTTGGATTACCTGAAGAGGTTGCAGAAGCTGTTTTATTTTTGGTATCCGATTCATCAAGCTACATTAATGGGGAAACTATTATTGTCGATGGTGGATTTACTGTAAGTTAA
- the iolN gene encoding 3-dehydro-scyllo-inosose hydrolase, with protein sequence MSKWNLPPKGGHMEKPDKIYFQTMTKKDVEERLKKNDILLIPLGSTENHGDAQPYGEDTFIVTRICELIAQKTGCTVSEPVWFASHPFSHLGQKGTVPIPDEVNAAYMRAIITGFWNAGFRKQIIMSSHGQEYIIPSAIQEWGKRYQVPAVIIFLDVPKIMGVGLMDKAHGGEFETVFRHGDEAENSICLALFPEFIQMENVMDTKTWGFLPEGHIDKGGDIYGCPIPGQSHIGGGGIECVIYPEGVLGKPSLAKAEKAFKAIETYLDYVVKLHNDILGKFPPGVLPDAKYMTQRDKEEIDKLLKGPSDGGKHIYTVAWPC encoded by the coding sequence ATGAGTAAATGGAATTTACCTCCCAAGGGAGGTCATATGGAAAAACCGGATAAGATTTATTTTCAGACTATGACTAAAAAGGATGTGGAGGAAAGACTCAAAAAAAATGATATACTTCTTATCCCTTTGGGATCTACAGAAAATCATGGAGATGCCCAACCTTACGGTGAGGATACCTTTATTGTTACCCGTATATGTGAACTGATTGCTCAGAAAACTGGGTGTACAGTAAGCGAGCCGGTCTGGTTTGCTTCTCATCCCTTTTCCCATTTAGGGCAGAAAGGAACTGTTCCTATTCCCGATGAGGTGAATGCTGCCTATATGAGAGCAATTATTACTGGTTTTTGGAATGCAGGTTTTCGGAAACAAATTATTATGAGCAGTCACGGTCAAGAATACATAATCCCATCTGCTATTCAGGAGTGGGGGAAGAGATATCAGGTGCCAGCAGTCATTATCTTCCTGGATGTGCCCAAAATTATGGGGGTTGGCTTGATGGATAAAGCTCATGGTGGAGAATTTGAAACTGTATTTCGGCATGGAGATGAGGCAGAAAATTCCATCTGTCTGGCCTTATTCCCGGAATTCATCCAGATGGAAAATGTCATGGATACCAAAACCTGGGGATTTTTACCGGAAGGGCATATTGATAAGGGTGGAGATATTTACGGTTGTCCTATACCCGGTCAGAGCCATATTGGTGGTGGTGGAATTGAATGTGTCATATATCCGGAAGGAGTTTTAGGAAAGCCCTCACTGGCTAAAGCGGAAAAAGCCTTTAAAGCCATTGAAACATATCTGGATTATGTTGTTAAACTGCACAATGATATCCTGGGAAAGTTTCCACCAGGAGTTTTACCGGATGCAAAATATATGACCCAGCGCGATAAAGAAGAGATAGATAAATTACTTAAAGGGCCTTCTGACGGAGGTAAGCACATCTATACCGTTGCCTGGCCATGCTGA
- a CDS encoding cupin domain-containing protein has product MSQVKVVRIKDIKGIRRDPPRTSWILVSEKTVGAKNIAMGINETYPGGMVPEHKHDLEEEVMYFMSGNGKFVTEDEEIDLYPGTVIYNPPGKSHKILNTGDEVLRFVWIYSPQLPSHKK; this is encoded by the coding sequence ATGTCACAGGTGAAAGTTGTTCGTATTAAGGATATAAAGGGAATAAGGAGGGATCCCCCAAGAACGTCATGGATATTAGTATCTGAAAAAACTGTAGGAGCAAAGAATATTGCTATGGGTATTAACGAAACCTATCCCGGTGGGATGGTTCCGGAACACAAGCATGATCTTGAAGAAGAAGTAATGTACTTTATGTCAGGGAATGGAAAATTTGTTACTGAAGATGAGGAAATTGATTTATACCCTGGGACTGTCATATATAATCCTCCCGGTAAATCACATAAAATTCTAAACACCGGAGATGAGGTCTTGCGATTTGTCTGGATTTATTCTCCCCAGCTGCCGAGTCATAAAAAATAG
- a CDS encoding 3-oxoacyl-ACP reductase FabG, whose amino-acid sequence MQIKDCVAIVTGAGKGLGKSIAEKFFQEGALLALFDIQYDLIDHLARELDSSGEKVIAIKADVTDENIIKKAMQIVYEKFGRIDILVNNAGISLHRPIKEMSLEDFNLVIKVNLNGTFICSKSVIPYMEKQKRGKIVNIASLGGRTGRPGVGVNYAASKAGIIGLTQTLARELGPSGIYVNSICPGPILTEQTKQYPAEVFTSWNVGRAIQKDGLPEDIADAAVFLSSNKSDWITGVSLDVNGGILIR is encoded by the coding sequence ATGCAAATTAAAGACTGTGTGGCAATTGTTACCGGAGCAGGAAAGGGATTGGGTAAATCCATTGCAGAGAAGTTTTTTCAGGAAGGTGCCTTGCTGGCTTTATTTGATATCCAATATGATTTGATTGATCACCTGGCTCGGGAATTAGATTCCTCCGGAGAAAAAGTTATCGCTATTAAAGCTGATGTGACTGATGAAAATATCATTAAAAAGGCTATGCAAATAGTTTATGAAAAGTTTGGCAGGATTGACATCCTGGTGAACAATGCTGGAATTTCTTTACATAGACCAATAAAAGAAATGTCACTAGAAGATTTTAATCTGGTAATCAAGGTAAATTTGAATGGTACCTTTATCTGTAGCAAGAGTGTCATCCCTTATATGGAAAAACAAAAAAGAGGTAAGATTGTAAACATAGCTTCTTTAGGAGGGAGAACTGGGCGTCCGGGAGTAGGTGTAAACTATGCTGCTTCCAAAGCGGGTATTATTGGTTTAACCCAGACCTTAGCGCGAGAGCTTGGTCCAAGTGGGATTTATGTAAACTCAATTTGCCCCGGTCCCATTTTAACCGAACAAACCAAACAGTATCCGGCAGAGGTTTTTACCAGCTGGAATGTAGGCCGAGCCATCCAAAAGGATGGTTTACCAGAGGATATTGCTGATGCTGCAGTATTTTTATCTTCTAATAAATCGGACTGGATTACCGGTGTCTCGCTTGATGTAAATGGTGGAATATTAATACGATAA
- a CDS encoding Ldh family oxidoreductase codes for MIKEEQLKKIATEILKAYGEGETNASLAADCLVKADLRGISTHGTYLLIPIFDRIQAGMISIPTKIDVIKEMGAVTIMDGGNGLGQLAARRAMEISVEKAKDFGNAITSVKNTNNISFLGYYTEIASKAGMIGIAASNAAPAIAPWGSREAFIGTNPFSISIPAKNRRTILLDMSSSLVARGKIRQASRNKKSIPLNWALDTEGNPTTNPEEALKGTLLPIAGPKGSGLAIIIDILAGMLSGSKYGTEVKTFHKLEGETGVGMFCVAINIEYFLNLEEFISQVDHYIDSVKNLKKVKDVSEIYLPGEIEFLKEEKAKNEGIELALSTVEKLNDILSQIGSKLRL; via the coding sequence ATGATTAAAGAAGAACAGCTCAAAAAGATTGCTACTGAAATATTAAAGGCTTACGGAGAGGGTGAAACAAATGCTTCATTAGCTGCTGACTGTCTGGTAAAGGCAGATTTGAGAGGCATTTCTACCCATGGAACCTACTTATTAATTCCCATTTTTGATCGTATTCAAGCCGGCATGATAAGTATTCCTACTAAAATTGATGTTATTAAAGAAATGGGCGCAGTTACTATAATGGACGGAGGAAATGGCTTAGGTCAATTAGCAGCAAGAAGAGCAATGGAAATAAGTGTTGAGAAGGCAAAGGATTTTGGTAATGCCATCACATCTGTTAAAAATACCAATAATATTAGTTTCTTAGGATATTATACCGAAATAGCTTCCAAAGCTGGAATGATAGGTATAGCTGCCAGTAATGCCGCTCCTGCCATAGCTCCCTGGGGAAGCAGGGAAGCTTTTATTGGTACCAATCCTTTTTCTATATCCATTCCAGCAAAAAATAGAAGAACAATTCTTTTAGATATGTCATCCAGTCTTGTGGCGCGAGGGAAAATCCGACAAGCTTCTAGAAACAAGAAATCCATTCCCTTAAATTGGGCTTTAGATACGGAAGGAAATCCAACAACCAATCCTGAGGAGGCACTAAAGGGTACTTTACTTCCTATTGCGGGTCCTAAAGGGTCTGGTTTGGCTATCATTATTGATATTTTAGCTGGAATGCTTTCTGGTTCTAAATACGGGACTGAGGTAAAAACCTTTCACAAATTAGAAGGGGAAACCGGGGTGGGTATGTTTTGCGTGGCAATCAATATTGAATACTTTCTTAATTTAGAAGAGTTTATTTCTCAGGTGGATCACTATATTGATTCTGTGAAAAATTTAAAAAAGGTAAAAGATGTTTCAGAGATATATTTACCTGGTGAGATAGAATTCCTAAAAGAAGAAAAAGCAAAAAATGAAGGTATCGAACTTGCCTTATCCACTGTAGAAAAGTTGAATGATATTTTATCTCAGATAGGTAGTAAGCTGAGGTTATAG
- a CDS encoding 4-carboxy-4-hydroxy-2-oxoadipate aldolase/oxaloacetate decarboxylase, protein MIHVITSIPRASKEIVEKFRRVSVATVYEASGKKGFVDSRIKPLAKGIKICGPAFTVQCSPGDNLMLHKALAISCSGDVIVATVGNEYDYGYWGDLMATQARVKGLEGLAIDGCVRDSEDIINQGYKVYCRGTCIKGTVKKTLGLINYPINFGGVTVNPGDLILGDDDGMVIVKHEECEEVLAKSLERVQKEKVKAQALKSGVTSVEYNKLDEVFKSLGLIEEDPND, encoded by the coding sequence ATGATACATGTTATTACCAGCATACCAAGAGCATCAAAGGAAATAGTTGAAAAGTTTAGAAGAGTTTCTGTAGCTACTGTTTACGAAGCTTCAGGAAAAAAGGGTTTCGTTGATTCCAGGATAAAGCCATTAGCTAAAGGAATAAAGATATGTGGCCCAGCTTTTACTGTTCAATGTAGTCCAGGTGATAATCTTATGTTACATAAGGCGTTAGCCATATCCTGTTCGGGCGATGTGATAGTTGCTACTGTAGGAAATGAATATGACTATGGCTATTGGGGCGATTTAATGGCTACCCAGGCTCGAGTGAAAGGATTAGAAGGATTAGCCATTGATGGATGTGTGAGAGATTCGGAAGATATCATCAACCAGGGATACAAAGTTTATTGTAGAGGAACCTGTATCAAGGGTACAGTCAAGAAAACACTCGGTTTGATAAATTATCCTATTAATTTTGGCGGAGTAACTGTTAATCCCGGGGACCTTATCTTGGGAGATGATGATGGAATGGTTATCGTAAAACACGAAGAGTGCGAAGAAGTATTAGCTAAATCTTTGGAGAGAGTACAAAAAGAAAAGGTAAAGGCACAAGCCCTGAAGTCAGGAGTGACCAGTGTGGAATATAACAAATTGGATGAAGTGTTTAAATCTTTAGGTTTAATAGAGGAAGATCCTAATGATTAA